One Oceanivirga salmonicida genomic window carries:
- a CDS encoding DUF1700 domain-containing protein, whose amino-acid sequence MTRKKFMQKLDNYLKNISYSEKADIFKYYEEYFEDLNIGQDDNVPENMDPYKIANEILLDQGIQVANKKEKMNNPLKFILITISAILGLPIALPLALAAIGIIFAIFAVILSIGVVIMALIISLFAIPFKTTFWAITFPYPSNFLFLGVSIFSIGLLLVISPLFIEVARYILNLFARLFAKIYTFFSNK is encoded by the coding sequence ATGACTAGAAAAAAATTTATGCAAAAACTAGATAATTATTTAAAAAACATATCTTATAGTGAAAAAGCAGATATTTTTAAATATTATGAAGAGTATTTTGAAGATTTAAATATAGGACAAGATGATAATGTACCTGAAAATATGGATCCTTATAAGATAGCAAATGAAATACTATTAGACCAAGGTATACAAGTTGCCAATAAAAAAGAAAAAATGAATAATCCACTTAAATTTATTTTAATAACTATAAGTGCCATATTGGGATTGCCTATTGCATTACCACTAGCACTTGCTGCTATTGGAATTATATTTGCAATCTTTGCAGTAATTCTTAGTATAGGTGTTGTTATAATGGCTCTAATAATTTCATTATTTGCAATACCATTTAAAACAACTTTTTGGGCAATAACTTTCCCATACCCTAGTAACTTTTTATTCTTAGGTGTATCAATATTTTCAATAGGTCTATTATTGGTAATTTCACCTTTATTTATAGAAGTTGCAAGATATATTTTAAATTTATTTGCTAGATTATTTGCTAAGATATATACATTTTTTTCGAATAAATAA
- a CDS encoding PadR family transcriptional regulator, producing MQITSDILEFCVLSCLKKEDLYGYALTQNIQEKIQISESTLYPVLRRLKQNDLLSTYDNNYQGRNRRYYKITKKGLLEFEKIKLEWTDLKNTIDNFLKEG from the coding sequence GTGCAAATAACAAGTGATATATTAGAATTTTGTGTTCTATCTTGTCTTAAAAAAGAGGATTTATATGGTTATGCATTAACTCAAAATATTCAAGAAAAAATACAAATAAGTGAATCAACACTCTACCCAGTATTAAGAAGGCTTAAACAAAATGATTTGCTTAGTACATATGATAATAATTATCAAGGCAGAAATAGGAGATATTACAAAATAACTAAAAAAGGACTTCTAGAATTTGAAAAAATCAAATTAGAATGGACAGATTTAAAAAATACAATAGACAATTTTTTAAAAGAGGGTTAA
- a CDS encoding GNAT family N-acetyltransferase: MILNLNKDHIIKINENFIKQGWGSRKDILNKYLDEQQSGKRIVLVYEENNEIKGYITLIISPTKGPFSLTNIPEISDFNVFKEYQGKGIGQKLLDNIINRSKKISDLVGIGVGLHAGYGTAQRMYIRNGFIPDGNGVYYKGEILEPYTECINDDDLVLYFIKKQT; this comes from the coding sequence ATGATTTTAAATTTAAATAAGGACCATATCATAAAAATTAATGAAAACTTTATTAAACAGGGATGGGGTTCTAGAAAGGATATATTGAATAAATATCTAGATGAGCAACAATCTGGTAAAAGAATAGTTTTAGTGTATGAAGAAAATAATGAAATAAAGGGATATATTACTCTTATAATAAGTCCAACAAAAGGTCCGTTTAGTTTAACAAATATTCCTGAAATTTCTGATTTCAATGTTTTTAAAGAATATCAAGGTAAGGGTATTGGACAAAAATTATTAGATAATATTATTAATAGATCTAAAAAAATAAGTGATTTAGTTGGTATAGGAGTTGGACTACATGCAGGATATGGTACAGCTCAAAGGATGTATATTAGAAATGGATTCATACCAGATGGTAATGGGGTCTATTATAAAGGAGAAATACTAGAGCCATACACAGAGTGTATAAACGATGATGACCTAGTACTATATTTTATAAAAAAACAAACTTAG
- a CDS encoding toxin-antitoxin system YwqK family antitoxin, whose product MKKILSIFCLFTLINITYGEAKYMPQDNNGRFTLLYNDISYTKEEVRVIGGRKEGKSKEIYPDGRIFYSTYKYGVRQGEAKIEYPNGSVEIVNMKDDFIHGKSIFKSPNGEYITKGQYLYNLKDGDFITTDKSGKIVEKRTYILDEITRIESYYDNEIVENVFNPFFVTLKFKILKENFEYEFKIFNNKYSDEFGNEFGQLKITHLGNVYTQTIIKNKPITMAKVVYKNGKVKYAKSMKELLPDDIKESISFDFEYEGKDKKMTKSFEIDGLKG is encoded by the coding sequence ATGAAAAAGATATTAAGCATATTTTGTCTATTTACTTTAATAAATATTACTTATGGAGAAGCTAAATACATGCCACAAGATAATAATGGAAGATTTACTCTTTTATATAATGATATTTCTTATACTAAAGAGGAAGTAAGAGTCATTGGTGGTAGAAAAGAAGGAAAATCAAAAGAAATTTACCCTGATGGTAGAATATTTTATTCAACATATAAATATGGTGTAAGACAAGGTGAAGCTAAAATAGAATATCCTAATGGAAGTGTCGAAATAGTTAATATGAAAGATGATTTTATTCATGGCAAATCAATATTTAAAAGCCCTAATGGAGAATATATAACAAAAGGGCAATATTTATATAATTTAAAAGATGGAGATTTTATAACTACTGATAAAAGTGGTAAAATAGTTGAAAAAAGAACATATATATTAGATGAAATTACAAGAATAGAGAGTTATTATGATAATGAAATAGTAGAAAATGTATTTAACCCATTTTTTGTTACACTCAAATTTAAAATCTTAAAAGAAAATTTTGAATATGAGTTTAAAATTTTTAATAATAAATATTCTGATGAATTTGGTAATGAATTTGGTCAATTAAAAATTACTCATTTAGGAAATGTATATACTCAAACAATAATAAAAAATAAACCTATTACTATGGCAAAGGTAGTTTATAAAAATGGAAAGGTTAAATATGCTAAAAGTATGAAAGAATTATTGCCAGATGATATAAAAGAAAGTATTAGTTTTGATTTTGAATATGAAGGAAAAGATAAAAAAATGACAAAATCTTTTGAAATAGATGGATTAAAAGGTTAA